In a single window of the Rhodamnia argentea isolate NSW1041297 chromosome 2, ASM2092103v1, whole genome shotgun sequence genome:
- the LOC115738668 gene encoding auxin-responsive protein SAUR50-like, which produces MAIKKPNKLPQAAVLKQILRRCSSLGKRSSQGYDQEGGGGLPLDVPKGHFVVYVGENRTRYIVPISFLTRPQFQSLLQRAEEEFGFDHDMGLTLPCEEVVFRSLTSTLR; this is translated from the coding sequence ATGGCGATCAAGAAGCCTAACAAGCTCCCGCAAGCTGCCGTCCTGAAGCAGATCCTGCGGAGGTGCTCCAGCCTGGGCAAGCGGTCCTCCCAAGGGTACGACCAAGAGGGCGGGGGAGGCCTCCCTCTGGACGTGCCCAAGGGGCACTTCGTGGTCTACGTCGGCGAGAACCGGACCCGGTACATCGTGCCCATCTCCTTCTTGACCCGTCCCCAGTTCCAGAGCCTCCTCCAGCGGGCCGAGGAGGAGTTCGGGTTCGACCACGACATGGGCCTCACCCTCCCCTGCGAAGAGGTCGTCTTCCGGTCCCTGACGTCGACgctgagatag